From one Butyricimonas faecihominis genomic stretch:
- a CDS encoding acyl-CoA thioesterase codes for MKDYAFEIEMKVRDYECDLQGVVNNSNYQHYMEHARHEFLETTGTSFSALHDQGIDVMVSRIDISYKHSLRGSDRFVVQVAYQREGIKLVFFEDIYKLPENILCAKGRIEAICLQNGKLTRGELFETIFINKIEKKQE; via the coding sequence ATGAAAGATTACGCATTTGAAATAGAGATGAAAGTACGGGACTACGAATGTGACCTGCAAGGCGTGGTCAATAATTCCAACTATCAACACTACATGGAACACGCCCGTCACGAATTTTTGGAAACCACCGGAACCAGTTTTTCCGCCCTGCACGACCAAGGCATCGACGTAATGGTCTCCCGCATCGACATTTCCTACAAACACTCCCTTCGCGGCAGCGACCGCTTTGTCGTCCAAGTTGCCTACCAAAGAGAAGGTATCAAGCTGGTATTCTTCGAGGACATCTACAAACTCCCCGAAAACATTCTATGCGCCAAAGGACGAATCGAGGCCATTTGCCTGCAAAACGGTAAACTTACCCGAGGCGAACTGTTCGAAACCATCTTCATTAACAAAATTGAAAAGAAACAAGAATAG
- a CDS encoding OprO/OprP family phosphate-selective porin, whose protein sequence is MMRHTLLILMLLVCGMSASAQLTLKSEKGDFEARLIGRALFDGGVFFSDKTSLGNAVEVYDVRMGTVIRFLERWTGKIEMGFAKSKVSMKDIYIEYNDGKNLFRVGHYFEPFSLEYRIGTSDMKFNGAAVTGIAFGDRRRLGISYTYNCDVLNVSGGVFSDKDIDNTEKGDEGYALSGRVLYRPYSKEKDVIHVGVSSRFGVQGEAEENTLTYSAGAPSNLIPEKFLKAEVTEAINEWKFGAEVVMVLDRWYFQSEYLMAHVNRKASVENYNGDGWYAQVGYALLNGRYGYNKTSGMATAPGAKSLEILCRYNITDMNDKDAGIMGGKQNDFSIGGIYYFNKYVAAKMSYSLVCLDKHAPIDGKQTFSMIQGRIQLSF, encoded by the coding sequence ATGATGAGGCATACGCTATTGATTTTGATGCTATTGGTTTGTGGAATGAGTGCTTCGGCGCAGTTGACGTTGAAGTCGGAGAAGGGAGATTTTGAGGCTCGTTTGATTGGTCGGGCGTTATTTGACGGAGGGGTGTTTTTTAGTGATAAAACGTCTTTGGGAAATGCGGTTGAGGTATATGATGTCCGCATGGGGACGGTGATTCGTTTCCTAGAAAGGTGGACCGGGAAGATCGAGATGGGGTTTGCCAAGAGTAAGGTGTCGATGAAAGATATTTATATCGAGTATAATGACGGGAAGAATCTGTTCCGGGTGGGCCATTATTTCGAACCGTTCAGTTTGGAGTACCGGATCGGGACGTCTGATATGAAGTTTAACGGGGCAGCCGTGACCGGGATTGCTTTCGGGGATCGTCGGCGGCTGGGAATCAGTTACACGTATAATTGCGACGTGTTGAACGTGTCGGGAGGCGTGTTCAGCGATAAAGATATTGACAACACGGAGAAAGGGGATGAAGGGTACGCGTTGTCGGGGAGAGTGTTGTACCGTCCTTATTCAAAGGAGAAGGACGTGATTCATGTCGGGGTTTCTTCTCGGTTTGGAGTGCAGGGAGAGGCAGAAGAGAACACGTTGACTTATTCGGCCGGGGCTCCTTCGAATTTGATTCCCGAGAAGTTTTTGAAGGCAGAGGTGACCGAGGCAATTAATGAATGGAAATTCGGGGCCGAGGTGGTGATGGTGCTTGACAGGTGGTATTTCCAGAGTGAATACCTGATGGCTCACGTGAATCGTAAAGCGTCGGTTGAGAATTATAACGGTGACGGTTGGTACGCGCAAGTGGGGTATGCCTTACTGAATGGCCGTTATGGTTATAATAAAACGAGTGGTATGGCCACGGCTCCGGGGGCGAAGAGCTTGGAAATTCTGTGTCGCTATAATATCACCGACATGAACGATAAGGATGCCGGAATTATGGGAGGAAAACAGAATGATTTCTCGATTGGGGGTATCTATTATTTCAACAAGTATGTGGCAGCGAAAATGAGTTATAGCTTGGTGTGCTTGGATAAACATGCACCGATAGATGGGAAGCAGACGTTTAGTATGATACAGGGGAGGATTCAGTTGAGCTTTTAA
- a CDS encoding lactate utilization protein, with product MEQAIIDQTIKALERNHFEVYFANNRQEARDIFFQEIFDKIKPTTISWGDSETMKATGILSEIEQRPECILIRTFQDGYSRAQKTYWRRQALLADLFVTGTNALTRQGQLVNVDMVGNRVAGITFGPEHVILFIGTNKITDDIEQAMERIRTIAAPLNAIRHPHLHTPCQTTRTCMNCQSADRLCNTWTITEKSLPQKRIKIILINESLGL from the coding sequence ATGGAACAAGCAATTATCGATCAAACCATAAAAGCCTTGGAAAGAAACCATTTCGAAGTTTACTTCGCCAACAACCGGCAAGAGGCTAGAGACATTTTCTTTCAAGAAATTTTTGACAAGATAAAACCGACCACTATTTCATGGGGAGACTCCGAAACGATGAAAGCCACGGGAATTCTTTCCGAGATCGAGCAACGACCGGAATGCATTCTCATCCGGACTTTTCAAGACGGTTACAGCCGGGCCCAGAAAACATACTGGCGCCGCCAAGCCCTCCTCGCCGATTTATTCGTCACGGGTACTAATGCCCTCACCCGCCAAGGGCAACTTGTCAACGTGGACATGGTAGGTAACCGGGTAGCAGGCATCACCTTCGGGCCGGAACACGTCATTCTGTTCATCGGTACCAACAAAATCACGGATGACATCGAGCAAGCCATGGAGCGTATTCGCACGATAGCTGCCCCACTCAACGCCATTCGCCACCCTCACTTGCATACCCCTTGCCAAACGACAAGAACCTGCATGAATTGTCAAAGTGCCGACCGCCTGTGCAACACGTGGACCATCACGGAAAAATCACTCCCCCAAAAACGAATCAAAATTATCCTTATCAACGAATCATTAGGCTTATAA
- a CDS encoding ATP-binding protein — protein MKFYNRQKEIATLKEIEQNSSKSSQMTIMVGRRRVGKTTLLKRAFEKKSVLYFFVAKKNEVLLCEEFTREVEDKLGVALGRFQNFASLFKAIMVLSSERNFTLIIDEFQEFTSLNKSVFSDMQNIWDTYKDQGHMNLVLCGSIYSMMKRIFENSKEPLFGRATSKMTIKPFDIATIKEILADHNPDYKPDDLLAFYMATGGVAKYIEQLVQFQALTKTRILDAIFKENSYFLNEGKDVLIDEFGKDYGNYFSILSLIASSKTERGEMESILEMPVGGYLDKLEKEYNIIKRVRPFGAKEGSRNNKYLIEDNFLNLWFRFIYKYRSAIEIGNLDYVRNIMERDYDTFSGIILEKYFRAKMIDSMEYSDIQGYWNNKGEDEIDIVAVNEFEKRIVFCEIKRNPKRISLPILEEKSKNIVKKFSKFTVEYKGLSLEDM, from the coding sequence ATGAAATTTTATAATAGACAGAAAGAAATAGCTACCTTAAAAGAAATAGAGCAGAACTCTTCCAAGTCATCTCAGATGACTATAATGGTAGGTAGAAGACGTGTTGGCAAAACAACTCTTCTTAAACGTGCATTTGAGAAAAAGTCGGTATTGTATTTCTTTGTAGCAAAGAAAAATGAGGTGCTGTTATGTGAAGAATTTACTCGTGAAGTTGAAGATAAGTTAGGAGTGGCTTTGGGACGTTTCCAGAATTTTGCATCTCTATTCAAGGCAATTATGGTGCTATCAAGTGAAAGAAATTTCACGTTGATTATTGACGAATTTCAAGAGTTTACCAGTCTAAATAAGTCCGTATTCAGTGATATGCAGAATATTTGGGACACTTACAAGGATCAAGGCCATATGAACTTGGTCCTCTGTGGTTCGATATATTCAATGATGAAAAGAATTTTTGAGAATTCAAAAGAGCCATTGTTTGGTAGAGCCACATCAAAAATGACCATTAAGCCGTTTGACATCGCAACTATCAAAGAGATATTGGCAGATCACAACCCCGATTATAAGCCCGATGATTTACTTGCTTTTTATATGGCTACAGGTGGTGTGGCTAAATACATAGAACAACTGGTTCAATTTCAGGCCTTAACCAAAACTAGGATTCTGGACGCCATATTCAAGGAAAATTCTTATTTTCTGAATGAGGGTAAAGATGTTTTAATAGATGAGTTTGGCAAAGATTATGGTAATTATTTTTCTATCCTTTCTTTAATAGCTTCTTCCAAAACAGAACGTGGCGAAATGGAGAGCATTTTAGAAATGCCTGTTGGTGGTTATTTAGATAAACTTGAAAAGGAGTATAATATTATCAAGAGGGTACGCCCCTTCGGTGCTAAAGAGGGTAGCCGTAACAATAAATATCTGATTGAAGATAATTTCTTAAATCTTTGGTTCCGTTTTATTTATAAATATCGTAGTGCCATTGAGATTGGCAACTTGGACTATGTGCGTAACATAATGGAAAGGGATTATGATACATTCAGCGGGATTATATTAGAAAAATATTTCCGGGCAAAAATGATTGACTCTATGGAGTACTCGGATATTCAAGGCTATTGGAATAATAAAGGAGAAGATGAAATAGACATTGTTGCTGTGAATGAGTTTGAAAAACGTATTGTTTTTTGTGAGATCAAGAGAAATCCTAAGCGAATTAGCTTACCCATCCTTGAAGAGAAATCAAAAAACATCGTGAAAAAATTTTCTAAGTTTACGGTAGAGTACAAAGGCTTATCTTTAGAAGATATGTAG